In Planctomycetota bacterium, the genomic stretch TATTCTCCTCTTTATTCTTCCATCCCGGGGAAACCGGGTAAGAAATTATGATTCCATGTGAATTCGAGGGAGGACGGGATGAGGGCAATGCCTTATGAGAACGGCCGGGGTGGGAGAACGCTCATTCCCCTCCGGCCAGCCGGTAGACGAACTCCACCGTTTGCGTCTCGCCCGCCGCGACCTTGACCCGCGCCGTCGCCGGCTCCGCCTTCACCGTGCTTGTCTCGTGCAGCACGGAAATCTCGTACTCCCCGGGAGGAAGCCCCCGGATCGCGAACGTCCCGTCCGGTCCCGTTACGGCATGGAACGGATGCTCCAGGACGTGCACGTACGCCACCATCCAGGGATGAAGGAAACACCGAAGGTCGATCTTGAACTCGGGACTCTTAAAGACCTTGTGGAGCTTCATCCCCTTGACCGGCATGCCGTCGTTGAACGCCCGGTTGTTGCGGGGCGAACACATCACGTTATGCAGCGTTGCGTCGCTGTTGCGGATCTCGAGCGTCTGGCCCGCCATGACGGCGACCACGTGGGGCGTGTAGACGCACGCCACCTGATCGAGAACCGCCGGCTCCTTCGGGGGATCGAACGTTCGGCCCTCGAGTCCCTTGCTGACGTACACGAGGACGTTCTGGAGCGTCTCGTCGGCGCCGTTCCTGCCGAATACCCAGCGCTCGTCGGGCGGCGCCTTCCCGCCGCAGGCCTCCTTGCAGAAGGCGTGGCCCAGCACCTGGGTCAAAGGCGGCGTTTCGGGTTTCCGGCCCTTCCACTTGACGATGCCGGTCACGGTCGCCGTCCCCTGGCCCGCCGCCGGAGCAGCCGCCTCCTGCGCGCCCGCCGACCCGCAGAGTCCCACCCCCGCCGCCAGAATCGCCGCCCATCGTGTCATGGATCTTCTCCGGCTCAATCCCGAGGGGCTCGCTTGGCGCCCTCGGCCACCCGGCCGGCGGGCACGATTCTCCAGACCGATCCCCGTTCGCTCTCATACGGATTCCATGTGCCGTACTGGCTCGGGGCGCTCGTCACCAGAATCTCGCCCTCCTCGTCCTCGCCCCCGGCCGTGAAATTCAACCGGGTGTCCAGCAGCTCCTGGAGGTGCCACTTGCCGGCCTCGTCCCGCGCCAGGCCCCACAGCCTCCCCGTCCCCCAGTCGCCCAGGAAATAAATCCCCTCGAGCTCCGGGGCCGCCTTGCCCCGATATACCCCCATCCCGATCACGCAAATCCCGTCCGTCGCGTGGTTGTATTCGGCCACCGGCAGCACGCCGACCACGGGAGTCTTCACCCCCTGCTGCTCCAGCTCCAGCGGAAACGGATGCACCCCGCACATCCGGTTCCACCCGTAGTCTTCGCCTCCCTTGGAGGAAGCCGGCTGGAAATTCACCTCCTCCCAGTGGTTCTGCCCGATGTCGGCGATGTAAAGATCGCCCGTCTTGCGGTCGAACGAGAACGTCCACGGGTTGCGCAGCCCGTAGGCCCAGATCTCGGGCTTGGCGTGCTGTTTGATCCGCGAAAACTCCAGCTCGCTGACCCCGAAGAGCACCATCAGCTTGGGCTGCGCGGCCTTGACGAAAGGGTTGTCCTGAGGAACCCCGTAGGTCAGATGCCCCGTGGGACGGACGTCGATCCGCAGCATTTTTCCCAGCCAGGTGCCGAGATTCGGACCCACATCCAGGACGTCCCCCTCCCATCCGCCGTCGCCCACGCCGATGTACAGATACCCGTCCGGCCCGAAGGCGATCTTGCCCCCGTGATGGTTGACGTACGGATAATCGATCCGGATCACGGGACGGGCGGTGGTCATGTCGGCCTTGTTCGGATCGCCGGCGGAGACCTTGTACTCGACGACGAAGGTGGCCCCGTTGAACCA encodes the following:
- a CDS encoding PQQ-dependent sugar dehydrogenase, which gives rise to MKQTVAFAASVVAFLGGCASGAAPAAAPKSAPRKSLMVESAEPVRIEVARPGGRLPGAKSGVKVELVEVAGGFVDPVHVASPRDGTGRLFVCERPGTIRIIDRSGKVLPEPFYDNRANTFFQFLECGLYAIEFHPRFKENGLFYVSYADLWFNGATFVVEYKVSAGDPNKADMTTARPVIRIDYPYVNHHGGKIAFGPDGYLYIGVGDGGWEGDVLDVGPNLGTWLGKMLRIDVRPTGHLTYGVPQDNPFVKAAQPKLMVLFGVSELEFSRIKQHAKPEIWAYGLRNPWTFSFDRKTGDLYIADIGQNHWEEVNFQPASSKGGEDYGWNRMCGVHPFPLELEQQGVKTPVVGVLPVAEYNHATDGICVIGMGVYRGKAAPELEGIYFLGDWGTGRLWGLARDEAGKWHLQELLDTRLNFTAGGEDEEGEILVTSAPSQYGTWNPYESERGSVWRIVPAGRVAEGAKRAPRD